In Trichomycterus rosablanca isolate fTriRos1 chromosome 2, fTriRos1.hap1, whole genome shotgun sequence, the genomic window GACATCAATGCCACATTCTGTCAGGTCTTCTtcatagaagatcaggtttcctttcTCCATCTGTTGGAAGGCCAGTTTTCCCAGTGCCAGTATCGTCTCACTGGTCTGGTGTGGATCAGGGTCAGATTTCCCATGATACTTTTGTTCCTTGTGTTTTATGTGAAAGATCAGAAAGTGGGTGAACAtttgagtcagagttttggggatCTCTTTCCTCTCGGCTCCGCCCAGAATTCTCTCTAGAACAGAGGCTGAGATCCAGCAGAAAactggaatgtgacacatgatgtagaggcttcttGATGACTTCATGTGAGTGATGATTTTACTGGCCAGGTTCTCATCACTGATCCTCTTCTTGAAGTATTCCTCCTTCTGAGGGTCACTGAACCCTCGTACCTCTGTTACCTGGGTTACATACTCAGGAGGGATCTGATTGGATGCTCCTGGTCGAGTGGTGATCCAGAGGTGAGCAGAGGGAAGCAGGTTCCCCTTGATGAGGTTTGTCAGCAGCACATCCATGTTTACTGACTTTGTTATGTTACACCATCgctcattattttgaaaatctagaggaagtcgacactcatccagaccatcaaagATGAACAAAACTTTATAAGCATCACAGTCTAATGATGGCAGATCTTTCACTTCTGGGAAAAACTGATGAAGAAGTTCCATCAGACTGAGATTTTTCTGCTTCATCAAGTTCAGCTCTCTAAAAGAAAGTGGAAATATGAAGACAACGTCCTGATTGGCTTTCCCTTCAGCCCAgtccagaatgaacttctgcactgagactgtttttccaattccagcgattcctttagtcagcacagttctgatggACGTGTCTTTAAAGAGGTCAGTGCATTTGATGGGAATCACCTGTACTGCTGGTCTCCTGGATGTAGCTTCAATCTGTCTGATCTCATGTTCATTACTGACGCCTTCACTCCAACCCTCTGTGATGTAGAGCTCTGTGAAGATCTCATTCAGAAGTGCTGAGCTTCCATGCTGGGAGATTCCTTCACTGATTCTTTTACATTTCTCTCTCAGATTGGATTTGAGTTTTTTCTGATATACAGAGACTAATAGTTCTAATAAACAGAAGATGATGATTAATATTTTACTGCATGATCAATAAACacagtatataatttattattgtaataaataataggtttgtatataaattattttctgtttataaGTATAAACCTCTATGATTATAATTGGTTTATTTGTAGAGATGTAGTGACCAATATCATAGTTAGAATTCTCATCTAATATCAAGTACCTAATGGTCATAACatgttttataatataatgtaatgacTAATCAAAAGTATAGATGATTCTAGAGCCAAGATGAATATGGAAGAGTTTGTTCATCTAATGGTAAAGAAATTAATAATGTAAGTATGTAGGTCTCTTACTCCTCTGCAGGGTGTTAGCGAGGTCTGTCTGGTTCATGATATTCAGAACATTTAGTGTGATCTTTAGCGCCCCCTCTCTGAAACTACTCAGGTCTTCCACATCCTTTACCTCCTGCTCAGAGCATGCTGGGTAATCTTCATTCAGTAGCTTTTTGAACTTGTTTAGCTCATTCTTTAACATGCTGATGACTTTGAGCTCCAGTTCCTGTTGAGGAATTTAGAGGACCAGATCATCACAATAAGCACCatgaggtttgtttgtttgttgtttattaggattttaacatcatgtttttacacagtggtttcattaatgacaggaacacTAGTTATTCACCACACAAGTTTAttcgattcacaaggttatatcaaacacagtcatggacactttagtatcttcaattcacctcacttgcatgacacggggagaacatgcaaactccacacagaaaggacctggaccgccccacctggggttcgaacccaggagcaCCATGAGGTAATAAAGAAAATGACTGAGTGATGTGACTATATAAGgagtgatgtagtttttctgCATATTAAGttcagtaaatgaataaacagtaattgtgcattaaaatgtgtttaggtTTTAAACTGGAATTTCACCTCTGTCCGATCCAGCCGCATTAAAATGTGGAAGGTTGTGTGTTTAATAAACCCAAATAAGCCCCAATAATCCCATATGGCAAAAATCAAGAGATCATTCAGGTCTAAAAGAACCAGAACAACATCTAAGGAGGGTCCAGAAtccaaaatcaacataaaaTCCCTCACAGTATTCATTTAGCCAATCAGCAAACTagattagcattattattataaaaacacacacatacatacaaaccttAAATATGGATTCCAACTGATCAGTaacatttaatttcttcttttgtgttctgtaaataaaaagacaaaacagtATTGAACACTAGCAGGTTCTATCATCCTGTTATTGAAACACTTCCTAGATGATTAGTAATTTTATGAATGAATTGCTTAGTGGACTGAGTTTAATGAGATTAATACATTTGATCAGGAGAAACTGGAAGTAAAAACACTGCACTAGAAAATACTAGAGAttatactgacctcagatcagtagaacatCCTCCATCTTTAAAGTGAGGTGGAAAATCTATTGACCGGTCGctcttcatggagacacagctgggttcaggtgaatctggtctcgtaccctccatcacactggggtacaggtaaaaccaaacataaaagaaccaataaatggatgaatgtttAAATCGGAAATGTGATTCTTTCATCCTAATTCAATCTGGAAACATTGTGGaagatttaataaataaaatatattacatttagaggatttaatatatttagaaaTAGAAACAAAAACGTTTAGATTTTGGTTTTAGCTTGTTCAAGAAAAGCTGTTTTGGTATTAGCATTTTAGCATTACACAGTAACCAAAACCAACTTCAACACATAAaagttttaattattaacacaGACGTCATGCTGGCTAATTCAGGCAGGGGCGTCGTAGTGGGGTGTTTAGTGGGACTGAGTTACCAGGGCCCCAAATTGGGGGGGGGGCCTTGAGGAGTCTACAAGGAGTCTGAACTGGGGTGAGGGGGgcccatgggcactgcttgtgcaCAGGGCCCAGAATTTTATGCTACGCCCCTGAATTCAGggataatacatttttaaacaaacactTCCAAAGTCATGACGAAGTACTCAACTGTATCTCAACTAGCAGATCATTTAGTTAAAGTCAAatcttccattaaaaaaaaaaaaatgcatgtctCAGTTTTAAATGTCTGCAAAACTAGCTACGTTcaacaatgttttttttgtataacaCCAGTATGCTAATAACTCAACCACGGCTGATATGATTTTATATTCTtaaatacataatcaattattattacaattttaatataaatactaacaataatatcaAGCTCTTATTTGGACTTGGTCTTGAATTTAACTCTTGTAGACTCAGTCTCAGCTAT contains:
- the LOC134336296 gene encoding NLR family CARD domain-containing protein 3-like, with the protein product MEGTRPDSPEPSCVSMKSDRSMELPIHFKDGGCSTDLRTQKKKLNVTDQLESIFKELELKVISMLKNELNKFKKLLNEDYPACSEQEVKDVEDLSSFREGALKITLNVLNIMNQTDLANTLQRKLLVSVYQKKLKSNLREKCKRISEGISQHGSSALLNEIFTELYITEGWSEGVSNEHEIRQIEATSRRPAVQVIPIKCTDLFKDTSIRTVLTKGIAGIGKTVSVQKFILDWAEGKANQDVVFIFPLSFRELNLMKQKNLSLMELLHQFFPEVKDLPSLDCDAYKVLFIFDGLDECRLPLDFQNNERWCNITKSVNMDVLLTNLIKGNLLPSAHLWITTRPGASNQIPPEYVTQVTEVRGFSDPQKEEYFKKRISDENLASKIITHMKSSRSLYIMCHIPVFCWISASVLERILGGAERKEIPKTLTQMFTHFLIFHIKHKEQKYHGKSDPDPHQTSETILALGKLAFQQMEKGNLIFYEEDLTECGIDVKNTSVYSGVCTQIFKKEAGLHLGQVFSFVHLSVQEFLAALYVFLTFINKNRNVLVIQNTGFFNIFRNYTNMSDFLKSAVDKALQSKNGHLDLFLRFLLGLSLESNQTLLRGLLSQTGSSSYNKEETVQYIKEKISENPSTEKSINLFHCLNELNDDSLVQEVQQYLNREGSLHHDGHRLSPAQWSALVFVLLNSDQKLDEFDLSKYYPSHEGLLKLLPVVKESRRAELWDCSLTEESCEVLSSVLSLNSSSLKHLDLNHNKLKDSGVKLLSAGLENPHCKLEILELWSCSITDEGFTALASALKSNPSSRLRELQLIHNNPGESGVKLLKDLQVDPQCNLKELHI